A window of Acropora muricata isolate sample 2 chromosome 6, ASM3666990v1, whole genome shotgun sequence genomic DNA:
GTTGCCTCCGACGTTTTCagcaaaataaggaaaaaaaatagagcTTTTGATTTAAAATTCGTCATGATAAGGTATTCAATAGAGAATTTGCCTTAATCGCGAAGTTGTGGTTACAGGCGGCTGTCGGTAAAGTTCGTTATGCTACGAACAGGTGGGGCCAATATCGCTTTGTTTTTTATCCGTTCCTTAATTTAGTTAAACACCTTCAAAACCACAAATTAGTGCCCAGTTCCCACACTTAAAACCACCTTTTTTAAACTATAGTCTTTTCTTGCCATGGGTAAAGGTAACTTTTTTCAAATTATCCTTCTTCCTGGCGTTTTCTCGACACGCTGACTTGACTGCAATGCAAGTAATAAGCAAATACATTTTATTAGATAACCTGAAGTGCTTCAAGGATTTCCACCGCAAAGAAAAACCTTATATCTACACGtaaaaaattacgataatttcACGTGTGTTTGCCATGGCAATCAATTAGCTACTGACACGTCAGTAGACCtgtttagcgccatgaatgaaagGCAACGCGTTCGCCTTTTGAAACGCTGGCTTCTTCTTTTTAAtaaggtgtttatataataaacaaaataatacgtggttgcttggagattcgaaattgaattattgaaaaattCGTGACGAATTGAATTGAACACCCGGATCTGTGCGctcatgtattattctctatataataaGTGTTCTCAAGAAAGTTTGTCATTTTTCGTGAACGTAGCAGCAAGATAAGTTGGTTTCCAGCACAGCTGAAATCGTTTTTAAATCATCGTCTCCCTCTACGTACGATGAACTTGCGATGATTTTGAAGCTATTTAGTTGCGCTATTACCACGAGGCATCCTCAGCCGGCAAAATTCcagatggaaaaaaaagtttgaacgTTATTATTCGCACACTTAGCACATTTTccggaaaataaagaaaaataactaaAGCTTGTGGTTTAAACTTCGTCATGCTAAGGTTCTGAATTTGCCCTTATTGCAAAGCCGAGGTCACTGGCGAGAGACTGTAAAGTCTCTTATGCTGTGAACAGGTAGGGTCAATATCGCTTCGTTTTCTTTTATCCGTTCATTCCGTTAAAACAACAAACTCACAGCCATTCGTTAGAAATgaccttttaaaagctaattAAGGTATTTTAAAAGGATTTTGACATCGAGAGCTGTAAAGAATTTTTAAATCGAGGGCTGCAGATTTTTAATTCTAAAGGAAGGTTAGCGCAGTGgggagagcactcgccttccaccagtGTGGCCTGGGTTCAATTCCCTGACTCTCCGTCATATGTGGGtcaagtttgttggttctctactctccTCTGAGAGGTGGCGTACTCCGGTTTTCgcctctcaccaaaaaacactcaatatttgatttgatttgttgtttaTTCGGTTTGATTTCTGGTCTCCTCAATTAGCAAAGAAGTACAGttcctgaactctcctttcctCCCaccccatataggggctgaacccgggcgggcgaaaagaagaGTCTCTTCTTTTcacccgcccgggttcagcccccaTATGGGgtgggaagaaaggagagttcaggaaCTGGACAATTAGCAAAGCCGCTATGCTCGGTTAAATCCATTGAGTGGTCATTATTTAAGTGGTGCCTCGGTAAAGTGAGATCGTGCAGGTTAGGGTTATCACAATGTTTGGTAGTAATTTGTCACAATATTTGTTAATGTTCCAACTTTGCTTAGTCACAGCAGATTTTACAAGGTTACAGTCATTTGTACTTTTCAGAtggtttttaatttgtttgcagTTGTTCACTGTACATTTTTGTCAGAAAAAATAAGCTTGAATGTACAACATGTAGTCCCGCACATCAGTAGGTTTGTATTTGTAAATTAAGTTggcgttttcttctttttcacttGAGAAGCGATGACCACTGCGTCTTGCTGTGGATTAAACGTTTTCATGGTTAACCATCCACAGAACTTTGGAAAACAAATTTCCATATGCGAAGTCTGAGTTACACGCCAAGACGTTAGCGAAAGAAAGAAGATTTTTTATCACAACTGAATTTAACGATGTCTATGAAGGGCTTGAATCAAAGAAAAGGAGCACACACCCCTACAAAGACTGGACACTAACCTCATATAAATATCCAAGAACAGATCACAAAGGGAATGGATATTGATAATCTCATCTTTTAGGTTGAATGAAGTCAAGGGAGTAAAAACTGACCTTGTTTCATGAAAAAGTTCGCAAAGTATTGACCAGCAAGCACATCCCTTACGGAATGACTGATATTTAAGTCTCCTCTCCATTCGAACTGTGCCTTCAGTGGATGCCAGTGGACCATGAAGATCGGGTGATTTATCCCTACAATCAGTCAATTTATAGTGCTTTTATGTTTCTTGTAGAAGAAAATTACGCGCCTTTTGCTCACATTACTTTGCCAAAATTTCCTTTTATCAAGATCCATGAAGGTTCTTACTTTACATGAGGGAATCGCTTAAAAATTCGAGATTCCCAAACAATACAAAAACCTTCGAGCTGGTACCGCATATTCTCTCAATGAGCTAAAGGTGAATTGTGATCGGGCGCTAGTATTTGTTTTCTCCTGATTACAAAGTTTTCGCAAAAGCTGGGATTTAcaccaaaattaaatttaaaagtaAATCTCTTTCTATTAAACACTGAAGGCCattattaatatattaaatGCCATAGATGCTATACCCTCCATCATTGTTATAAATTCCACTCCTCTTGGATCTTTGCTAGTCGCAACTATTCTAAAGAACTTTTTCAGAGGATGGTTCTTGTTGTAGGTCTGCACtagaacaaaaattaaaatcgagATAATCATAGAGAGTGGTAAAGTGTTTTAATAATCTTATTAACATGCAGTACTCAACCtggtaattttttcttttagttacgGAGTTGCTGGTGTGTCACGGAATTCTTCTTTGGTTTTTAAACTGTAAAGTATGTTTCGTTAGTGTTAATTGTTTAGCGTCAATGTATTGTCATAGAAAACCATTTTTAGTATCTTTTTAAGAATAGCTAGATTATAAGTTTATTTGTTCATAAAAAATCTCAACTGTGATTACACCATTGTAACTGTAGTAATGTAAGTGTCGTGTTTAAACAGTAAGTTTTTTAGTAAGTGTTAATTGTAAACATTATTGTGTATGAATGTAAGTGACGTGTTGGAAGGGTGTGGTGTGATGGACAGTCAGTTGAAGAAAAGAAGGTGAACCTGAGAGAAGAGTTGTACGGTCGGAGGGCAGAATCGCTCAATAAACACTGCTGAGAATCATTAGCCGAAAGCCAACCGTGAAATTAAGACAAAACCCCTTTTGTCTACGGTAGAGGAACCAGGAGCGACGAGAGTTATATTGGAGACAACAAACTGATGATATGGAAAGAGCGAACAAGAAATAGGCGCAGAACTGGTCAATGAGAGCAAAGGTGAAATCCAAGTCCTGAAGGACGAGACCGAGAAGGCGCTGCAGTGTAAGAGGAGCAAAAAAAATGACGTGAAATTGCTGGTGGGTTGTTGGTTAGTTGATTTATTGGTTTGTTGTTTCGTTGTTttggaggaggaggaggaggagaagaagagaagaagaagaagaagaagaagaagaagaagaagaagaagaagaagaagaactgaactgaactgaactgttaGTTATTTGGTATTGATTTGTTTAGTGTGTGAAACAAGATTTAGTTTTACTTGCTAATAACACTGACGGATAAAATGATGGCTGACCTCAGGTGTGAGGCCTAGCTTGTGATTGTTATATGTTGCTGGGTTGTTGCGTAAATGCCTCACGATATACGGTGGCGCAGATTTCCACATGGCAGCTTTGATATAATCTGTAATGGACAATGAAAAAGATGGCCATAAAAACTAACACCTTTGATACCACACAGAGCACCATAGGCATAAGAAAAACCCCGTAGGTATGAAATTAAATGGTATTGCTCTAACAACACGTCCGTCCGTCCATCCGAAGGGGTGGCACCGAAGCCTTCCGCGAAAACACAGAGAAACCAGTGTGCCTTATATTTATCTCCGTTGACCGCAACAATCGACAATTTAACCAAGTTGACCGACGTTTTATGCtcttttttgctctttttcttccaTATATGCTTCATGTTTCTTCTTGCTTTTACTTATTGCCCTTGCACTAAAATTTTTGGGTCGCTTTTTCACTTAGTTGAATGTTTTCGGTGttctttttcaagtgaaatgtacacaaaaactAAACCAATACGAGTCTAAATCGAGACCTAACCGTTCATTTAGGCCTAGGTATTTCCTATCTTCATTAATCTTTACTTCATTCGtaaaatattcatatttttaaatcCATCATTAACATTTTGTGAAATAGAGAAATCTAAAAAtgtgaaaaagtgtgaaatgcAAATTAAGTGCATTGTTATCAAACCCACCAAATTCAAACTTTTCCTATGCTTCGCCAAAAGTGAGACAAATAGCAAGGCGACTTGACAACATAGCCCACACTACTGTAAAAGGGCAACTTAACCTAACCTTTCCGACGGAGAACCTGTTAGCGGCCGTTACTCGGGTTGACTTATTAAAACTGCGTCTTGAATTGCAAAACATTGAACTTGACACTCGAGATACACGTGATACGGACATTGCAAGAGGTATGATTTagtaagcaaaaaaattgatacTGATTGCAGGCAACTTGATAGTAAATTGTGTGACTTGATTTACTTATTAGTtgccttgatattttgtcacatttggCGTAGCATACTTCCCCGACGCCGTATCACAAGAGTTGCGATTTCGGATGACGGAGAAACATGCCTAATTACGTTGGTGTCAGCGCATACCAACATACCAACATTTTCGTAAATACTTTATTACCTCGTTCCAAGGCGCGAGAGAAACTGTACTTCCAAGACTAAAACGCCTCTGCACAATGTCATCCTGACACGTTATTATTTCTATTTGCATAACTTTTtctacagaaaaaaattaaaatttttataaTGAAAGGCTGTCACAACAAACCTTTGGGGAGAATTAAAGACAGACTGATGTTTTTCGCAAGGACAGCAGTGAAGAGGCTTGTTCCAAATTGTCCGAGGCTCAAATCTGCTTTACTGACCAACATCGACACCAACTCAAATCCGAGACATTCTGCCCAGATGGGAAACACGTCACCATTGGCAAAAGCCTTACGCAAATGAACAATGGGGATAAACAACAGATTAAACTCATAACCTATAGTtataaacaataacaattaaatGTTCAGTACTGATGAGAATTTTGCCACCTACCTTAAGGGCCAAATCAAATATCTGTTTCCCTACCCTGGTGTAGTTTGTGTGCTGTAAATGTCGGTGGCCTCCAGGGAAAAGGGCCCTAAATTTTAGTGTGTACAATAAACAACAGACTAAGTTGGTGAGTGGAACCCCGTCAATTTGTCAGTTTCATAATATTAACTCTGTCCAGTTGCTTCGAAAGCGGATTTTGTATGAACAAACAAAAGACAACATAGTAACAGTAACAACGAAGGTTATACTGAATACTTATCTAAAAGAGCCTTAATAAATTTCTCAGCAGTTAGCATCTTGACGGTCATGAGTGCGAGAATCATTCCTGCTTAATACAAAAAGTATTCACACTAATAtttcatagccagaaattccgaaccgttaccccttgcgaagcgtgacgaaacactgccatgtgctctgttcttatttataggaaaatgtatggaaatgatcgtttaatcaatcgctgaagagattaaggtggctgaatttcacaggccccatccaaagttctttccttgtggcagtacctttaatttggaagtggtttcgttactgaacgtactataattcttgcggtttttgcttttgaacaatcgcacaataaactactaggatccgccatacttaccttttaatttcatgtaaaccattgactctctttgaaagtttcttcagcatgctaatgaatgaaatcatgcatccccatgtggaacttcaagaccacatgtagtgctttcaatgtccataatatttggctctcttcgagttggatatcttgcggtttttccatttaaagatgcttgaatttcccgaaaatatctcaactttgcctgtacggtttacatatgcatcagtcaattccagcggtgcccatccccccccgggcaaccacggggcatttgctcaaatgtctgtcccgggggtggggcattagcaattttatcgcagcccggggGCTGGGCATTGGCCTACCCCGGGGCgacccccgggcatttgacacaCGTGTTTTTGAATATGGAAGAGTTTGTCGGAAAGGACGAGGACTTCGTGAAAGACTGGCTAGTCCGTCACGGACTCGAAAAACTAGTGGATGTTTTTAAAAGTatgttttctcagttttaaatattttttcatttatacttgTAGGCATATGAATATaagcgacaaggtgaactatattttgtttatcacaacACATGCAATCACTGACGTGAACACTGCGTGAACATGACTACTTCGCATTTCGCATTAAAACTAgcctagcaatttttaaattcatgaaagtggAGTTAAAATACTGAAGGCTTGCGAATTCAAATGATGTGATCTTCAAGACAGCTCATGCGAGCTTAAAATGCAATGCATC
This region includes:
- the LOC136919154 gene encoding gamma-glutamyl hydrolase-like isoform X2 codes for the protein MNSTEKEVEKLFNSLNGALFPGGHRHLQHTNYTRVGKQIFDLALKAFANGDVFPIWAECLGFELVSMLVSKADLSLGQFGTSLFTAVLAKNISLSLILPKDYIKAAMWKSAPPYIVRHLRNNPATYNNHKLGLTPETYNKNHPLKKFFRIVATSKDPRGVEFITMMEGINHPIFMVHWHPLKAQFEWRGDLNISHSVRDVLAGQYFANFFMKQARRSGHRFSSEKEENANLIYKYKPTDVRDYMLYIQAYFF
- the LOC136919154 gene encoding gamma-glutamyl hydrolase-like isoform X1, with translation MTNFKPKALVFFFILLKCSEEITMDLFSESFEYDDDEKTERPIVGVLTQETDGNVTIFGSQYVAASYVKFIESAGGRMVPIFMNSTEKEVEKLFNSLNGALFPGGHRHLQHTNYTRVGKQIFDLALKAFANGDVFPIWAECLGFELVSMLVSKADLSLGQFGTSLFTAVLAKNISLSLILPKDYIKAAMWKSAPPYIVRHLRNNPATYNNHKLGLTPETYNKNHPLKKFFRIVATSKDPRGVEFITMMEGINHPIFMVHWHPLKAQFEWRGDLNISHSVRDVLAGQYFANFFMKQARRSGHRFSSEKEENANLIYKYKPTDVRDYMLYIQAYFF